Genomic window (Bacillus pumilus):
TTTACTATGATGAAAACTTTATTTACTTAAGACAATCTGATTACTTTGAAGGAGAAGTTTTGCCAGAAATGAGCACAGATATCGCACCTCCCCAATCACTATATTTAGGTAAATTCTATCCAGAAGAAAATACCTGGAAAGAATCAGCTACTCAAGAATACATGGATTCTTTTAAAGTTGAACCTGATCCTTCTGAAATAAGCATAGTTAAACAACGGTTATCTGATCTTTATTATATTATTGCGATGGGAGGGATTTAATTGGATATTAACTGGTATGAATTGATCAAAAGTTTTTATGATGAAGGTTCCTGGTCTAAAGAAAGAGTATACAATACGGTTGCTGCTGGACGAATTACGCCTGAACAATATGAACAAATTACTGGGGAGCAGTATACTCCACCACAATAAAGTAAGAATTTTATTTGAATACAGGAGGATTGCCTTTGAGAATATTTGATGTATCTGAGGATATTTTACTCTTAAAAGGCTTCTGGAAAGAGCCTTTCTACGGAAAACTAAAATGGCTTTTCTTTTTGTACCCTATGTGTCTACTTACAGAGACATTTTTCAAACTCACTATAATTTTATATTCAATTAAACATTTTTTGATTTTCAAAAAACGCTAACACCTCTCCCCTATTTGAGGTGTTTTTATTTTAATCATAAGGAGAGATATGATGACAACACAAAAATTAACCCTTGATCATATTAAAGATGGGAATAAAAAATACGATGAGAAAGTCAGAGTTCAGTTGGATGAAAAGTTTCATGTGCATATATACCCTAACTTTGATCCGACTAAAATCACTCAAATGATCAAAATGGCTTTGGAAGATGCAGCTGAAATTGAGTCTAATAAAAAGATCAAACACAAGCTTAATTTCGTTGATCTTTTAAACCTTTACACAATCCTTACTTTCAGCGATATCGCTACTATTCCACAAGGTATTGCTTCTAAAGTCAACTTAATGACTGAATTAGTTAAGTCTCCATATTATAAAACAATTAACGATTCTTTTCCTAAAGAAAGCTTCGAAAGTAT
Coding sequences:
- a CDS encoding XkdX family protein, whose product is MDINWYELIKSFYDEGSWSKERVYNTVAAGRITPEQYEQITGEQYTPPQ